In Parabacteroides sp. FAFU027, the genomic stretch TGTGGGTGGATTCAACGGAACCAGCAATGTGCTGGCGGGACGGGATTTTGACGTTCCCATCTCCGGTACCATGGCCCACTCATTCGTGGAAAGTTATGACGAAGAGATAAGCGCATTCCGTGATTTTGCCCAAACATTTCCCGAAAACAGTGTAATGCTCGTCGATACCTACAATACCTTAGAGAGTGGCGTGCCCAACGCGATTATAGTGGGCAAAGAAATGGAAAAATCGGGACACCGGCTGAAAGGTATCCGGCTGGATAGCGGCGACCTGGCATATCTTGCCAAACAAACCCGCAAGATGCTGGATGATGCCGGCCTGCACTACGTCAAAATCGTTGTTTCCGATGTGCTGGATGAGCATGTGATTAAAAGCCTTCTGGAACAGGGTGCTCCGATCGACGTATTCGGAGTGGGGACCAAGCTGGTGATCGGTCATCCTGATGCTGCGCTGGATGGGGTTTACAAGCTGGCCTATTACGATGAACAGCCCAGACTGAAACTTTCCGAGTCGCTGACCAAAGTGACCATTCCTTATAAAAAACAGGTGTACAGAGTACTGGATGAATCCGGCAATTTCGCCGGAGCTGACGTCGTTGCCACCATCGAGGAAAAGAGTGAGTATATTAAAATCATGTGCCATCCCTTCGAAGCATTGATGTCGATGCACATTGGCCAGGCAACTAAAGAACCTCTACTCTTCCCGGTTATGAAGGAGGGCAAGCGCATCGCTGAACCTCAACACCTGAACAATCTTGCTGCATTTTGCCAAAGCCGCTTTAACAAACTCCCCGACGAATACAAGCGATTTGAAAATCCGCATATCTATAAGATCGGGCTGAGTCAGGAACTGAAGGAGAAACGGGACAAGCTAATCTTAATGCATCAGAAGAAATGAAAGCACTCATCATCACAGATATTCAAAATGACTTTATCCCCGGCGGTGCACTGCCCGTACCGGAAGGTGATTTGATTATTGACATGATCAATGGCTTGCTGGATCAATTTGACCTGGTCATCGCCACTCAGGATTGGCACCCGGCCATTCATAAGAGTTTCGCGTCAAATCATCAGGGTAAAAAGCCGTTTGACCAAATCATCCTGAATGGTATGGAGCAGACACTCTGGCCTGACCATTGCGTGCAGGGCACAATTGGTGCTGATTTTCACCCCCGGCTTGACATTCGCCCTGTTGAGGCTATTTTCCGTAAAGGAATGGATCCGGAAATAGACAGCTACAGTTGCTTCTACGATAACGGACATATAAAAACGACCGGTCTGGCTGGCTACCTTCACGAAAAAAAGGCCGATGAACTTTATTTCTGCGGACTTGCAGGTGATTTCTGTATCTATTATTCTATTAAAGATGCTCTGAAAGAAGGATTTTCCGTCACATTGATTGAAAATGCAGTACGCTCGATTAACCGGCTCTCGTTTGAAGAGATTAAGATTGAACTGAATAAAAATGGGGTTAAGATTGTTCCCAACTTCTGATATCGATAAATGATGAGAAAGGCTTTCTGCATATTATTCTTATTGTCTGTTTGCCTGACCGGATACAACCAAACGGCTAAAGAGGAATTCAACAAAGGAGTAGAATGTCTGAAAAGCCAGAAATATTTCAAGGCAATTCATTACTTTACCAATGCCATAAAAATCAATCCGGAGTACGCCGATGCCTATAGCCATAGAGGATTGGCCGAGGGAAAACTAAATGATTTCGTACCTGCAATCACAGATATGACCCAAGCCATTCTTATAAATCCCAACAATCCGGTTTATTTCAAGCAAAGAGGATTTTGTAAATTAAAAATCAAGGAATACAATGGAGCAATAGCAGACTACCAAAAAGCCTTAGAGATTAATCCTGGTGATACGACAGCCTACTTTACCCTCGGGAGTATATTTTTAATCAAAGACGATCCAGTCGGGGCCGTTATAGCCTGCACCGGGGCAATCAGCCTTGACTCGACACATGCTGAAGCACTTTCTCTAAGGGGCATTGCCAGAAGCTATCTACATGATTCTACCGGAGCCATATCCGATTTAACGAAGGTGATTGAGCTCAATCCCCGCAATGCCCGGGCCTATTACAACATTGGTGTTGTGAACTCCCTTCTTCAGGATAACCAAAGCGCCATCTCCAATTTAACCAAAGCTATAGAGATTGACCCGGAATATGACGTTGCCTACTATAACAGAGGCATTGCAAAGGAGGCTTTGAATGACGACTCCGGCGCGTTAGCTGATTTTACAAAGGCGATTGAGATTAATCCCCTGAGCCAGGAGGCGTTTCTCGCCAGAGGTATAATCAAAGCCAAAATCAATGATTTCAGAGGTGCAATAGATGATTTCTCCCAGATAATTATAATAAAACCGGATGACCCCAATGGCTATTTTTACCGGGGAATGGCCAGACATGAATTGAAAAACTACCCGGAAGCAATTGATGACTTCACGATGGCAATAACCCTGTTTTCCCGTTTCGCTCCGGCCTATTACCGCAGAGGGTTAGTAAAATTAGCATTGGGACAATTGGAAAATGCTTGTCTTGACTTCAGGGAGGCAGCAAACATGAGGTATATAGAGGCGATAGAAGCGGTAAAGAAATATTGTAAGCAAACGAAATGAGCTTTCGGAAGCCGTCCTCGTGCTTTCAAAGATCATTCTCTAGGTTTCGCTAACTGTCCTCGAGGTTCCGCCAACCGGTCTCTAGGTTACGTCAAATAAAACAGACTCATCCGTTTCGACTAATCATCTCCAGCTTCTCCGGCTGATTGATGATGATGTCCTTTTCTTTCAGGCCAATAATATTTTCCTTTTCGAGTGTCTTGAGTAGCTTCACCGCACTTTCGGTGGAGATGCCGGCAAAGTCTGCAATCTCTTTGCGGGAAAGGAGTTGAAAGATTTCAGGGTACTCCGCCTTGATGCTTTCCAGGTAAAGCAGCACGTCGGCCAGTCGGCCATTCATCTGCTTGTATAATACGGAACTGAGGGATTCGAAAACATTATTATTTTGCTCGCAATAGCGCTTGATGATGCTAAAACTAAATGCACCATTTTGCTTCGCCACCTTTTCGATGGCACTTTTCTCCACCAGAAATGCCTGACAATCCGTCAATGCCAACGATGAATAGTTATAAGTAGGTGATGAAAAAGCCGACGAAAGCCCCACAAACTCACCGGGGCGTATAATCCGCAGGTTGTAACTCTTATTTCCCTCCCCTTCCAGATACTGGCGGGCAATTCCTTTGATAATAAATAAAACGTAAGAGGCAAACGCTCCTTGCTTTGTCAGCGTATCTCCTTTGCGGAAAAGGAGTTGCGTGCGGCTGGAACGCACCAGCATCACCTCTTCTTCGGTGAGCATCTGAAAGCAGGGCGCCTGTATATCGCAAATAAAATTCTGGTCGGTTTCGGTGATTTGTTGCATATCGAATGACTGTTTATTCGCAAAGTTAGTTTAAATCAAGAAAAAACCTGAGCTAAATCAATCGAAAGGTTGTTTAGGCAGATGGCAAATTTCTTCGTCTGAATTTGCCTTCAAAGTAACTTTGCATTATCAAATTGAAACAAATAAAAAATCAATCATATGGAAAAGATCGTAATCGTAGGCGGAGTAGCCGCAGGAGCAACCGCGGCAGCCAAAGTCCGTCGTCTGTCACCGGATGCAGAAATCACCTTACTGGAAGCCGGACCGGATATCTCTTTCGCAAACTGCGGACTGCCCTATTATATCAGTGGCGACATCAAAAGCCGTTCCAAGCTAATCCTGCAAAGCCCGGAAAGCTTTAACGACCAGTACGGGGTACATGTCCACACCCACACGATGGTTTCGGCTATCGACCGTGTTGCTCATGTGGTGAAAGCAGTGGATACCCGTAACGGAGAGCAAAAGGAATTTGCCTACACCAAACTGATACTGGCACAAGGAGGTCGCCCTATCCATCCGGATCTTCCCGGAGCAAATCACGAGCACGTCTTCTCTTTGTGGACACTCGAGGATATGGACAAAATCGCCCGCCATATCGATGAAACCCATCCGAAAAATGCAGTCGTAGTAGGCGGTGGATTTATCGGTCTGGAAATGGTGGAAGCTTTGGTAAAACGCGGACTGAATGTGCATGTAGTGGAAATGATGCCGCACGTGATGGCGATCATGGAAGCAGAAACTGCAGGATTTATCGAAAATGAAATGTTATCCTACGGTGTCGGCATTCATACCAATACAGGTGTTACCGAAATATTGCCCAAAAGCGTAAAACTAAGCAACGGCAAATCATTGGATGCCGACATTGTATTGCTCTCTATCGGCGTTCGCCCGACCCTGCAATTAGCCCAAGAGGCCGGACTGGAAATCGGTGAAGCAGGTGGTCTGTTGGTCAATGATAAATTGCAAACCAATGATCCGGACATCTTCGCTGCCGGTGATATGGTGGAAATCGAACACCGCGTAAACAGTAAAAAAGTCCGCATCCCATTGGCAGGTCCGGCTAACCGTCAGGGACGTATCGCTGCCGAGAATGCCCTGGGTGGAAATCACAGCTACAAAGGCGCATTGGGCACTTCGATCGTTCGGGTATTCGAAGCGGTGGCCGGAACCACCGGTCTTTCCCTGAAACAAGCCAAAGCAGTCGGCATCCACGCTGAAGCCGTTGTGGTTCACAAAGAACATCACACCTCATACTATCCGGGTGCAGAGATCGTGACTGTGATGGTGGTTTACGATAAAGAGACCGGGATAATCCTCGGCGGACAAACCGCTGGCTACAAAGGGGCAGATAAACGCCTGGATGTGATTGCCACTGCAGCGGCAGCCAAACTGACCATTCAGGACATCGCCGATGTGGACTTCGCCTACTCTCCTCCCATCGGAACAGCCAACGATGCGATGAATATGGCGGCATACGCGGCTGAAAACCGCCAATCCGGTTACAGTCCATCCGTCACGGTAGCGGAACTGGACGCATTTCTAGAAGGAATAAATCCGGTTTACGTGGATGTGCGCGATATTTTCGCTTTTGAGAAAAGCCATATCAAAGGCGCGATTCATATTCCGCTGGAAATGTTATCACAGCAAATCGGGGCTATCCCTGTCGGTCATCCGGTGATTGTGTACGATGAAAGCGGCAAAAAAGGACACCAGGCATTACGCACCATCGTCGGTACTGGTATTAAGGAGGTAACAAACATCTCCGGTGGACATACCTCATTGCAACGTCATGCCCGTGCTATCGGATTCAAAAACATCAATATCGAATTATTACCAATTGTCACCAAATCTATCGAAGCCGAAGCCAGTGAGCAAAAGGCAGAAGCAACGACTCAATCCGCAAACGATAATTCCCCAATCATCGTGGACGTACGTACTGTCGAAGAGTTCCGGACCGGAGCTTATCCCGGAGCCATCAACATTCCGTTGGATGAACTGCCCAGCCGCTATCAGGAATTAGGCAACCGCGCCGACCGTGATATTACGCTCTATTGTGCTTCCGGCGCACGTTCATCATACGCTCAGAATATTTTGCTGCAAATCGGTTATACCAACGTAAAGAATGGTGGTGGTATCGCAGCGATGATGGCCAAAAGAAATCAGAGCCAGCAAAAAGCAGCTCCGGTAAATACACCGCTAATCGTAGATGTACGTTCTCCGCAAGAGTTTGCCGGAGGAGCTTATCCGGGAGCGGTAAATATTCCACTGGACGAACTACCCAGACGAGTAAATGAATTGGGAAGCAAATCGCGTGACATCACCCTTTACTGTGCATCAGGTGCCCGTTCCTCTTACGCCATGCAAGCGCTGATGCAAATGGGATTTACCAAAGTAAAAAATGGCGGAGGTATCATGCAGATGATGATGCGGAGATAATCAACCCCAACGATTTACCTAATATCAAACCTAAATTTATTCCAATACAATATGCTGAATACAATCAAACAATTGCTGGGTTTCGGTCCGAAAGTAGATTATGCCGAACTGGTCAAACAAGGCGCCATCGTCCTCGACGTACGCACCAAAGGCGAATACGCAGGCGGTCACATCAAAGGTTCAATCAATATTTCCGTCGATGCTCTGAGCGCCAATCTCGGTAAACTAAAAGATAAAAACAAACCCATCATCACCTGTTGCGCATCGGGTATGCGCAGCGCTTCGGCTAAAAGCTTACTTAAATCCCGCGGATATCGGGAAGTCTATAATGGCGGAAGCTGGATGAGTCTTCAAAATAAACTCAGATGATGCGAAACCTTCGGGGAGGCAGTAAAAAATGCGAGAGAGTCTGCCTCCCTCGCATTTCTGCGTGCCGCTGATGCATTTCTGCCTGCCTCCCTCGCATTTCTGCGTGCCGCTGACGCATTTCTGTCTGCCGCTATCGCATTTCCGGGTGACTCCCACGCATTTCTGCATGCCGCAGATGCATTTCTGCATGACTCCCTCGCATTTCTACGTGCCGACGGAGCATTTCTGCGTGCCTCCATGCCATTTATCCGAACAGTAGGGTCGATTTAGCACTTCATGGCAATACATTCATCATCTCACCTTTAATAAGGAGATACCATTGGTCCGCTTCCAGCTCATGCTTAAGTAAATAAAACTTATCATCGGTTGTGATGACTTTGAAATAGTTCGCAGCCAACTCTTCCGAATCAATATATCCCTGATACCACCGATCTGCAATTTCTTTAATTTCAAAGCGGATATTATCCCAGTAAAAAAAGCGGGGAGATTCATCTGCCTTATACCCGGCGTAACTTTCGACTCTGATAGGAATTAAATCCATGATTCATACTTTAGCACAGACCATTTCTCTCAATTGCATCGCGTTGAAAGGTGCAAAACCGGCGTAATCATTATTGAAAAACGCCCAGACCTCTTTTCCTTCTTTCAGCCAACTCACAATTTTATCAGCATATTGATTCAGTTCCTCCTCGCTGTAATTGGAAGCGTACAACAATTCGCGACCATGAAACCGCAGATAAACAAAATCAGATGTAACGGTCTCTGCAAAAGGAAACTGTCCACCTGAATCGGCAATCACAAAAGCAATGCCTTCTTTTCTCAGGATTTGGAAAAATTCATCCCTGAGCCAGGAAGAATGCCGAACCTCTACTGCAAATCGGAATTGTGGATAAGACCTGAGCATTTCTACGAAACGGGAAAACAGTTCTTCATCGTAAGCCAATCCCGGAGGTAGTTGTACCAATACAGGCCCTAACCGCAACTTCATCCGGCCAAAGAGCGTGAAGTAATTCTTCAGCGCCTCTTCCACCTCCACGAGGTATTTCTGATGGGTAATATAACGGCTCAGTTTGGTGCAGAATCGGAAGTTTGCCGGAGTTCTTCTTATCCAACCGGCAACCGTTGTTTTCAAAGGCAAATGGTAGAAACTGGCATTCAACTCCACACAGTCAAACTGTGTCAGGTAATGCTCCAGGTATCTATCCTGCGTCACTCCTTCAGGATAGAAGACTCCCTGCCAATGCTTATAACTCCAGCCGGATGTCCCGATAAACAATCCCGGCAAACCGGACTTCGCTTCCATTGCTTTGTGTTTTATCAACCTCTCCTTATAAAACAATGGAACGCAATGTTTTGTAGCAATTAGTCGACCAATTCCCCTACAATTGGAAAAGCATACAACACCTTCGCACTGTGCGGTGCATCATCCATATCGCTGGTCAGGTCCATTCCGGCATCATGCACGCCCTGGTGGTTTCCATCTTCCCACATCGTACTATCCGACACATCGTACACTTTTCCTTCAAAAGCAATGTAACAAGGTGCTCCGTTTTGCCCATTATAACGGGCGAGTTCTTCTTTGGTAAATTGTTTGAGTTCCATAGTCTATAATTTCTTTATATCCGGCAAGCGGCTTTGAGCCGCTGCAGTTGTGGGGTTACAGTTTTATTGCAAATTTCTTCAATCGTGTATCCAGCATGTGAGTGGGAATAATTTCCTTGACACATCTGGCTACAGCATTCATCAATCCCTCGCGCACATAGTCATGTCGGATGACCAATGAAATCTCCCGGGTCGCCTCGGGACGTACAATTTCCCGAAGGTTTTGCTTTTGCTCTTCGCTCAGCAGCTCGATATGCAGCTCCGGAATGACCGTGTATCCATTATTTTCATCCACAATTTTCACCAACGTATCTATGCTGCCGGCCTCAACAGCGGAGGTGAAGGTTTTGCTTTCGCAAAAGTTCAGCACCTGGTTGCGCAGGCAGTGTCCCTCTTCCAGTATCCAGAGATGCTCCAGCGGTAGCTCGTGAGGACACAGTTCTTTCTTTTCATAGATCGATTCATTCGGAGAAATATAGGCGATAAACCGTTCGTAATAAAGCGGTACTTCCAAGATTTTAGGATTTTCGAGCGGGGTGGCCAGTATCGCCATGTCAATCTCCGCCGATTGAAGTTTGCGGATGATGGTTTCGGTCTGCATCTCCGATACTTTTAGTGAGACATCCGGATAATCCTTACGGAAGTGGGAGATAAACTTCGGCAACAGGTAAGGCACAACAGTCGGGATAATCGCCAGCGAAAGTGAGCCCGATAATTCCCCTTTCTGTGCCAATACGTTTTCATTCAACTGCTTCACATGAAACAGAATCACCTGCGCATGTTGGAGAATCAACTTTCCCGCCACAGTGGGCTCAATGGGATGCACCGAACGGTCGAAGATCCGGCAACCCAGTTCGTCTTCGAGCTTTTGAATCATCGAGCTGAGAGTGGGTTGCGTCACACCGCACAGTTCCGCTGCCCGCACGAAATGGCGCGTCTTGTCGAGGGCGGTAATGTATTCGAGTTGTTGGAGAGTCATATTTTTATAGGAATTGAGGGGGTGAGGGAATGAGGGATTGAAAATAACTTTCATCTATATTATGCTGTTCTTTCTGTAAAAGTAAATAATATCGACCAGACTTTCCTCCATTTTCCATGATCAAAGTAACCTGAATAAGAAAATCAGCCGACAAAAGCAAACATACCCGTATAGATTTTACCTATATCCTCATAGATGTTATCTGTTTGACTTATCACTTTTCCTGCTTTAACTTTGCATTATCAAACAACGGAAACGTATCGAATCAAATTATTATTCAACTTAAAATACAGAAGATTATGTCACAGATTGGAAAACAAATCGTAGATTTCAAAGTTCAGGCATTCGTAAATAACGGATTCAAGGAAGTAAGCAAAGAAGATGTATTGGGCAAATGGTCCGTGTTCTTCTTCTACCCTGCCGACTTTACTTTCGTATGTCCAACCGAGTTGGAAGACCTGGCAAACAAATACAGCGAGTTTAAAGCTGCCGGAGCTGAAATTTACTCCGTATCTTGCGATACTCACTTCGTACACAAAGCTTGGTATGACGCTTCGGCAACCATCCAGAAAATCAAATACCCGATGCTGGCTGACCCTACCGGTGTATTGGCACGAGGATTTGACGTAATGATCGAATCGGTAGGCCTGTCAGAGCGCGGAACATTTATCGTAAACCCTTACGGTGAAATTGTCGCTTATGAAGTAGTTGCCGGAAATATCGGCCGTAATGCCGACGAACTGTTGCGCCGTCTGCAAGCTCTTCAGTTTGTGGCTGATCACAAAGATGAAGTTTGCCCCGCTAAGTGGCACCAGGGCGACAAGACCTTGAAACCAAGCATCGACCTTGTCGGTAAGCTTTAATTAGTAACAGTGTAAATTGCAGGGAGATGCTTCACGGTATCTCCCTTTTTATAAACCGGAAGTTATGTTAGACCAGGCATTACAAGAACAGATCAAAGGGCTATTCGCGGGGTTGAAATCGCAATACACCTTTCACATCACCACCGGATCTACCCATTCTGAATTGGAAGAGATGGTTAGCCTGATGAAAGAAGTGGCCGCATGTTCGGAGCAAACGGAAGTGAAAATAACGGAAGGTGACGGACTGAGCCTCAACATCGAAAAAGAGGGAACGCCCTCCTCCTTTCTCTTTCGAGCCGTACCCAACGGACATGAATTCACCTCCCTGCTACTCGCTGTGTTGAATATGGAGGGCATTGGCAAAAACCTGCCCGATGAACAGCTGGCCGCACGCATCAAAGCTTTGCCCGCAGGCATTCACCTGAAGAGTTATATCTCCCTTACCTGCACCAATTGCCCCGATGTGGTGCAGGCGCTGAATGTGCTCTCGATCCTCAATCCGAGTATCCGTCACGAGATCATCGACGGCTCGATTAATCAGGAAGAGGTGGAGAAGCTGAACATCCAGGCGGTGCCTTCGGTCTATGCAAACGGGGAGTTGCTCCATGTGGGCCGTTCCACTTTGGGTGAATTATTGGGTAAGCTGGAGGAGAAGTTCGGCACACAGTATGATGCCTCGTCCTCGCAAGTAAGACAGTATGATGTACTGGTAGCAGGCGGGGGTCCGGCGGGTGTTTCGGCGGCCATTTATTCGGCACGCAAGGGCTTGAAGGTCGCCATCGTGG encodes the following:
- a CDS encoding nicotinate phosphoribosyltransferase, producing MSTSSENREFLHFTGTYTDLYQLTMAQAYFMQGRCKDHRAVFDYFFRKLPFNGGYAVFAGLESLLEALENLQFDRYDLEYLKAQGFDSGFLHYLDQFRFRGNVFSSLEGDLIFPVRPILSIEANIIEAQIVETLLLNILNFQTLIATKARRMRSVAGNRVLIDFGLRRAHGPGGYYAARAAIVGGFNGTSNVLAGRDFDVPISGTMAHSFVESYDEEISAFRDFAQTFPENSVMLVDTYNTLESGVPNAIIVGKEMEKSGHRLKGIRLDSGDLAYLAKQTRKMLDDAGLHYVKIVVSDVLDEHVIKSLLEQGAPIDVFGVGTKLVIGHPDAALDGVYKLAYYDEQPRLKLSESLTKVTIPYKKQVYRVLDESGNFAGADVVATIEEKSEYIKIMCHPFEALMSMHIGQATKEPLLFPVMKEGKRIAEPQHLNNLAAFCQSRFNKLPDEYKRFENPHIYKIGLSQELKEKRDKLILMHQKK
- the pncA gene encoding bifunctional nicotinamidase/pyrazinamidase, whose product is MKALIITDIQNDFIPGGALPVPEGDLIIDMINGLLDQFDLVIATQDWHPAIHKSFASNHQGKKPFDQIILNGMEQTLWPDHCVQGTIGADFHPRLDIRPVEAIFRKGMDPEIDSYSCFYDNGHIKTTGLAGYLHEKKADELYFCGLAGDFCIYYSIKDALKEGFSVTLIENAVRSINRLSFEEIKIELNKNGVKIVPNF
- a CDS encoding tetratricopeptide repeat protein; this encodes MMRKAFCILFLLSVCLTGYNQTAKEEFNKGVECLKSQKYFKAIHYFTNAIKINPEYADAYSHRGLAEGKLNDFVPAITDMTQAILINPNNPVYFKQRGFCKLKIKEYNGAIADYQKALEINPGDTTAYFTLGSIFLIKDDPVGAVIACTGAISLDSTHAEALSLRGIARSYLHDSTGAISDLTKVIELNPRNARAYYNIGVVNSLLQDNQSAISNLTKAIEIDPEYDVAYYNRGIAKEALNDDSGALADFTKAIEINPLSQEAFLARGIIKAKINDFRGAIDDFSQIIIIKPDDPNGYFYRGMARHELKNYPEAIDDFTMAITLFSRFAPAYYRRGLVKLALGQLENACLDFREAANMRYIEAIEAVKKYCKQTK
- a CDS encoding Crp/Fnr family transcriptional regulator; the encoded protein is MQQITETDQNFICDIQAPCFQMLTEEEVMLVRSSRTQLLFRKGDTLTKQGAFASYVLFIIKGIARQYLEGEGNKSYNLRIIRPGEFVGLSSAFSSPTYNYSSLALTDCQAFLVEKSAIEKVAKQNGAFSFSIIKRYCEQNNNVFESLSSVLYKQMNGRLADVLLYLESIKAEYPEIFQLLSRKEIADFAGISTESAVKLLKTLEKENIIGLKEKDIIINQPEKLEMISRNG
- a CDS encoding FAD-dependent oxidoreductase, with product MEKIVIVGGVAAGATAAAKVRRLSPDAEITLLEAGPDISFANCGLPYYISGDIKSRSKLILQSPESFNDQYGVHVHTHTMVSAIDRVAHVVKAVDTRNGEQKEFAYTKLILAQGGRPIHPDLPGANHEHVFSLWTLEDMDKIARHIDETHPKNAVVVGGGFIGLEMVEALVKRGLNVHVVEMMPHVMAIMEAETAGFIENEMLSYGVGIHTNTGVTEILPKSVKLSNGKSLDADIVLLSIGVRPTLQLAQEAGLEIGEAGGLLVNDKLQTNDPDIFAAGDMVEIEHRVNSKKVRIPLAGPANRQGRIAAENALGGNHSYKGALGTSIVRVFEAVAGTTGLSLKQAKAVGIHAEAVVVHKEHHTSYYPGAEIVTVMVVYDKETGIILGGQTAGYKGADKRLDVIATAAAAKLTIQDIADVDFAYSPPIGTANDAMNMAAYAAENRQSGYSPSVTVAELDAFLEGINPVYVDVRDIFAFEKSHIKGAIHIPLEMLSQQIGAIPVGHPVIVYDESGKKGHQALRTIVGTGIKEVTNISGGHTSLQRHARAIGFKNINIELLPIVTKSIEAEASEQKAEATTQSANDNSPIIVDVRTVEEFRTGAYPGAINIPLDELPSRYQELGNRADRDITLYCASGARSSYAQNILLQIGYTNVKNGGGIAAMMAKRNQSQQKAAPVNTPLIVDVRSPQEFAGGAYPGAVNIPLDELPRRVNELGSKSRDITLYCASGARSSYAMQALMQMGFTKVKNGGGIMQMMMRR
- a CDS encoding rhodanese-like domain-containing protein → MLNTIKQLLGFGPKVDYAELVKQGAIVLDVRTKGEYAGGHIKGSINISVDALSANLGKLKDKNKPIITCCASGMRSASAKSLLKSRGYREVYNGGSWMSLQNKLR
- a CDS encoding DUF72 domain-containing protein; this encodes MEAKSGLPGLFIGTSGWSYKHWQGVFYPEGVTQDRYLEHYLTQFDCVELNASFYHLPLKTTVAGWIRRTPANFRFCTKLSRYITHQKYLVEVEEALKNYFTLFGRMKLRLGPVLVQLPPGLAYDEELFSRFVEMLRSYPQFRFAVEVRHSSWLRDEFFQILRKEGIAFVIADSGGQFPFAETVTSDFVYLRFHGRELLYASNYSEEELNQYADKIVSWLKEGKEVWAFFNNDYAGFAPFNAMQLREMVCAKV
- a CDS encoding cytochrome b5 domain-containing protein — translated: MELKQFTKEELARYNGQNGAPCYIAFEGKVYDVSDSTMWEDGNHQGVHDAGMDLTSDMDDAPHSAKVLYAFPIVGELVD
- a CDS encoding hydrogen peroxide-inducible genes activator → MTLQQLEYITALDKTRHFVRAAELCGVTQPTLSSMIQKLEDELGCRIFDRSVHPIEPTVAGKLILQHAQVILFHVKQLNENVLAQKGELSGSLSLAIIPTVVPYLLPKFISHFRKDYPDVSLKVSEMQTETIIRKLQSAEIDMAILATPLENPKILEVPLYYERFIAYISPNESIYEKKELCPHELPLEHLWILEEGHCLRNQVLNFCESKTFTSAVEAGSIDTLVKIVDENNGYTVIPELHIELLSEEQKQNLREIVRPEATREISLVIRHDYVREGLMNAVARCVKEIIPTHMLDTRLKKFAIKL
- the ahpC gene encoding alkyl hydroperoxide reductase subunit C, producing MSQIGKQIVDFKVQAFVNNGFKEVSKEDVLGKWSVFFFYPADFTFVCPTELEDLANKYSEFKAAGAEIYSVSCDTHFVHKAWYDASATIQKIKYPMLADPTGVLARGFDVMIESVGLSERGTFIVNPYGEIVAYEVVAGNIGRNADELLRRLQALQFVADHKDEVCPAKWHQGDKTLKPSIDLVGKL